The genomic interval TCTGATCAGCAACCTTGTCCGGATGGCCTTCTGTCACTGATTCTGAAGTAAACAGTCTTTCCGACATTCCATTCTCTCCTTGTCCTTACTTGATCACACTAGCTGGCATTTCCATAGCATATACCGGCAATCAGAGGCCCTTGGCGAATTTAGGCGGGCCCTCAGGCAATCCCGGTGTCACACACCAGCAAATCCTTGAATTTGCGGTTCATCACATCGAGCAGATAATTTTCCACGCCCAGCGCATCCTCAAAGTTCAGCGCCGCGTCGGCCAGATTCTCGCATTCAGGAAACTCCACCCGCCGAATGATATCTTTGATCATCAGCAACGACACCGGGCTGACGCTGAATTCATCCAGACCGAGCCCGATCAATACCATGGTGGCAAACGGATCGCTGGCCATCTCGCCGCACATACCGACCCAGACGCACTGTTCGTGGCCCTTTTGAATGATGTCGCGAATCAGGCGCAGGACCGCCGGGTCAAAAGTGCGGTACAGATAAGCGACGAATTTATTGCCGCGGTCCACCGCCAGCGTGTATTGGATCAGGTCATTGGTGCCGATGCTGAGAAAATCGCTCTCCTGCGCGATCAGATCCGCGGTCACCGCGGCAGAGGGCACTTCGATCATAGCGCCCACCGGAATCTCTGCACAAAAGGTCACCCCTTCCTGCTGCAGCTGCTCCCCGGCCTTGAGCAGCACCGACTTGCAATAGCGCATTTCGTCGACGCAGGCGATCATGGGAAACATGACCCGCACCGGCCCGTGCACGCTGGCGCGCAGGATGGCGCGCAACTGGGTGAGAAACACGGATTCATTGTGCTCGTATAACCGCACCCCGCGAAAACCGAGGAAGGGATTGGCCTCGTGCGGAATGGAGAAGAACCGTTGCGCTTTATCCCCGCCGATATCGAACGTGCGGATGGTGACCGGAGCGCCGTTCATGGCGCGGATGATGCGGCTGTATTCCTCCACCTGTTCCTCTTCGCTGGGCAGTTCGCTGCGCGTCAGGTACAGATATTCGGTGCGATAAAGGCCGACGCCATGGGCGCCGTAATCCAACGCCGTC from bacterium carries:
- the ptsP gene encoding phosphoenolpyruvate--protein phosphotransferase; this encodes MVPPRSEHQEVRFHGIGVSSGIVIGRAFVLYGDLIKVERRILRKEQVEAEVAKLVCAVERTREELQVFRTETAQRLGEKDAQIFDVHQMLLQDEMVLNEIIYRIRSEKVNADYVVSEILSKYESSFDGAEDEYFRARAADLRDIKQRVIRHIQGKEETGLAQISEPVVLIARDLSPSDTINLDRSKVLGFVTELGSRTSHAAILARSLKVPSIVGLVDVCRQVFSNEPVILDGRSGVLILNPSSETLTRFKRMQREFTRVESNLSRIKKLASRTKDGKDIELSANIEFFEEIGTALDYGAHGVGLYRTEYLYLTRSELPSEEEQVEEYSRIIRAMNGAPVTIRTFDIGGDKAQRFFSIPHEANPFLGFRGVRLYEHNESVFLTQLRAILRASVHGPVRVMFPMIACVDEMRYCKSVLLKAGEQLQQEGVTFCAEIPVGAMIEVPSAAVTADLIAQESDFLSIGTNDLIQYTLAVDRGNKFVAYLYRTFDPAVLRLIRDIIQKGHEQCVWVGMCGEMASDPFATMVLIGLGLDEFSVSPVSLLMIKDIIRRVEFPECENLADAALNFEDALGVENYLLDVMNRKFKDLLVCDTGIA